A segment of the Amycolatopsis thermophila genome:
TCAGCGTGCCGTCTCCCAGCGACCGGACCGCGCAGGCCACCTCGAAGGCCCTGGGGTCCGGTACCTCCACCGCGCTCACGAACGGCTGACCAGCGCGCGGAGGAAGAAGGCCAGGTTCGCGGGCCGTTCGGCCAGCCGCCGCATCAGGTAGGCGTACCAGTGCTCCCCGAAGGGCACGTAAACCCGCACTGTCTCCCCCTCGGCGGCCAGGCGCCGCTGCTCGTCGGGCCGCACGCCGTACAGCATCTGGTACTCGTAACTGCCCTGCTTGCGGCCGTACCAGCGGGCGCGTTCGGCGAGGATCGCGATCAACCGCGGGTCGTGGGTGGCGAACATCGGGTAACCGTCACCGGCCAGCAGCAGGTTCGCGCAGCGGACATACCCGAGGTCGACCTCGTGGGCGCGCGAGAACGCCACGTCGTCCGGCTCGGCGTAGGCGCCCTTGCACAACCGGATGCGCGAGTCCGCCACCGCGAGCGCCCGCACGTCGTCCTCGGTGCGCCGCAGGTAGGCCTGGACCACCCCGCCCACCCACGGCCAGGTGCGGCGCAGCTCGGTGAGGGCGCGCAGGGTCGCATCGGTGGTGGTGTGGTCCTCCATGTCGAGCGTGACGGTGGTGCCGCACTGCTCGGCCGCCGCGCACACCCGGTAGGCGTTGTCCAGGGCGAGCCGCTCGTCGAGCCGCAGGCCGAGCGCGGACAGCTTGACGCTCACCTCGACCCGTGCGGACAGGCCCTCGTCGTAGAGCCGGTCCAGCAGCGCCAGGTAGGTCTGCACGGTCCCCTCGGCGTGGCCCGGCTCGGTCACGTCCTCGCCGAGGTGGTCGAGCGTCACCCAGAGCCCGTCGTCCACCAGCCGCCCCACGCAGGTGACCGCGTCGGCCACCGTGCGCCCGGCGACGAATCGCTCGACGACCCCGGAGGTTCCCGGCGTGGTCGCCACGAGGTTTCGGACCACCTCGCTTCCGGCGGCGGCGAGGATCAGCGAGCGCAGCGGGTTCACGACAGAAACTTTACGTGTTCATCTATCGGAAGCCCATGATCCGCCGCGGCGCGGGACGAACAAAGTTGATCTTGTAACGACCGTCACTGGCCCAGGTGGAAGCGGGCGAACAGCAGGGCTTCGGCCAGATCGCGGGCGCGGTCCGCCGCGCTCACCGCCCGGCGCGTGTTGACCTCGAGAACCACCTGTCCGGTGAACGAGGCCGCGACCAGCTTCTCCAGGAGCTCGGCGCACGGCTGTGTGCCGCGGCCCGGGACGAGGTGCTCGTCCTTCGGGACACCCGTCCCGTCGGCCAGGTGCACGTGGGTGAGCCCGGGTCCCATCCGGTCGGCGAGGTCCATCGCGTCCATGCCCGCCGCCGCGCTGTGCGACAGGTCGAGCGTGTAGTGGCGGTACCCGACCTCCGTGGGGTCGATCGACGGCCGGAACGCCGACACGCGCGCGTCGCGGCGGCCACCCGGCGGCCGGACCTTGAACATGTTCTCGACCGCGATCTCGACGCCGGTCTCGTCCTCCAGCTCGGCCACCAGGTCGGCGAACATGTCGCCGTAGCGGCGCTGCCACCGGAACGGCGGGTGCACGACGACCGTGCGCGCGTCCAGCTCGATGGCCGCCTCGACGCTGCGCCGGAGCCGGACCACGGGGTCGGGCGACCACACCCGCTGCGTGATCAGC
Coding sequences within it:
- a CDS encoding proline dehydrogenase family protein — encoded protein: MNPLRSLILAAAGSEVVRNLVATTPGTSGVVERFVAGRTVADAVTCVGRLVDDGLWVTLDHLGEDVTEPGHAEGTVQTYLALLDRLYDEGLSARVEVSVKLSALGLRLDERLALDNAYRVCAAAEQCGTTVTLDMEDHTTTDATLRALTELRRTWPWVGGVVQAYLRRTEDDVRALAVADSRIRLCKGAYAEPDDVAFSRAHEVDLGYVRCANLLLAGDGYPMFATHDPRLIAILAERARWYGRKQGSYEYQMLYGVRPDEQRRLAAEGETVRVYVPFGEHWYAYLMRRLAERPANLAFFLRALVSRS
- a CDS encoding sugar phosphate isomerase/epimerase family protein, with the translated sequence MPVPIGLSTASVWPLRAGAGFELAHRLGYDGVEVMVWVDPLSQDVGALRRLSRETGVRVLSVHSPSLLITQRVWSPDPVVRLRRSVEAAIELDARTVVVHPPFRWQRRYGDMFADLVAELEDETGVEIAVENMFKVRPPGGRRDARVSAFRPSIDPTEVGYRHYTLDLSHSAAAGMDAMDLADRMGPGLTHVHLADGTGVPKDEHLVPGRGTQPCAELLEKLVAASFTGQVVLEVNTRRAVSAADRARDLAEALLFARFHLGQ